The Blastocatellia bacterium genome includes a window with the following:
- the dndC gene encoding DNA phosphorothioation system sulfurtransferase DndC produces MAQHKEEKAKSAFDQHGFKKTVSLLLEEIKTLYLADNIPWVVGYSGGKDSSATLQLVWLALSDLSRKKRSKSVHVISTDTLVENPIVAAWVSQSLETMNRAASKQGLPIYPHRLTPEIRDTFFVNLIGRGYPAPRPKFRWCTERLKIAPSNAFIKNVVRENGEVILILGTRKAESAARSLLMTRLERQRVRERLSPNIALPNSLVFSPIEDWSNDDVWLFLMQIANPWGYNNKDLLTMYQGASSDGECPLVVDTTTPSCGDSRFGCWVCTLVDQDRSMHAMIQNDAEKEWMLPLLELRNALDTQDDRHLRDFRRMSGLVQLYYDRPIPGPYTQSTREMWLRRVLEAQNFVRKNGPPSVRDIELITLDELSEIRRIWVVEKHEIEDSLPRIYEDIVGQPFSGKPISDNSAFGVDEMSLLRETCGEDHLHFELIRELLDVEGRYRTMARRAGLYDAIEQAFQRNFYSGEEDAIERARRRHQAMVTAKEGKYEQLSFLHISNTEDSSTSATNSD; encoded by the coding sequence ATGGCTCAACATAAAGAGGAAAAAGCGAAGTCCGCATTCGATCAACACGGCTTCAAAAAGACGGTGTCCCTATTATTGGAAGAAATAAAGACTCTCTACCTTGCAGACAATATTCCTTGGGTTGTAGGGTATAGTGGCGGAAAAGACTCTTCTGCCACCCTCCAATTAGTTTGGCTTGCTCTATCTGATTTGAGTCGAAAAAAGAGATCAAAGTCGGTTCATGTTATCAGCACGGACACGCTTGTTGAAAACCCTATAGTAGCGGCTTGGGTATCTCAATCACTTGAAACCATGAATCGTGCTGCGAGCAAACAGGGCCTTCCAATCTACCCTCACCGACTAACACCAGAAATTAGAGACACATTTTTCGTGAATCTTATAGGGCGTGGCTATCCAGCTCCTCGTCCAAAATTTAGGTGGTGTACGGAAAGATTAAAAATCGCCCCATCAAACGCCTTTATCAAAAATGTTGTGCGCGAAAATGGGGAAGTCATTCTTATACTTGGAACTCGAAAGGCCGAAAGTGCCGCTAGATCTCTCCTCATGACGAGGCTAGAACGTCAGCGTGTTCGTGAACGTCTTAGTCCTAATATAGCTCTTCCTAACAGCCTTGTGTTTAGCCCTATTGAAGATTGGTCCAACGACGACGTATGGCTTTTTCTTATGCAGATTGCGAATCCTTGGGGGTATAACAACAAGGATTTATTGACTATGTACCAAGGCGCATCTTCGGATGGCGAATGTCCTCTTGTCGTGGATACAACCACACCAAGCTGCGGCGACAGCCGCTTCGGGTGCTGGGTCTGTACTCTTGTCGATCAGGATCGGTCAATGCACGCAATGATTCAGAACGATGCAGAGAAAGAGTGGATGCTCCCCCTCCTTGAGCTACGAAATGCGCTCGACACTCAGGATGACCGCCATCTGCGCGATTTTCGCAGAATGAGCGGTCTTGTCCAGCTTTATTATGACCGCCCCATTCCTGGTCCCTACACTCAATCTACGCGGGAAATGTGGCTTCGAAGAGTGCTTGAAGCGCAAAATTTTGTTCGCAAGAACGGGCCGCCTAGTGTCAGAGATATTGAGTTGATCACACTTGATGAATTGAGTGAGATTCGGCGAATCTGGGTGGTCGAAAAGCACGAAATAGAAGACAGCCTGCCACGTATTTATGAGGACATTGTTGGACAACCATTCTCTGGCAAACCGATAAGTGATAACTCAGCTTTCGGGGTTGATGAAATGTCTCTGCTTCGAGAAACCTGTGGCGAAGACCATTTGCATTTCGAATTGATCCGCGAGTTACTCGATGTAGAAGGACGCTATCGCACTATGGCAAGACGTGCAGGGTTGTACGATGCCATAGAACAGGCGTTTCAACGAAACTTTTATAGCGGGGAAGAAGATGCTATTGAGCGTGCCCGCCGCCGCCATCAGGCAATGGTAACCGCTAAGGAGGGAAAGTATGAGCAATTGTCTTTCCTCCACATCAGCAACACAGAAGACTCTTCTACCTCAGCAACCAACTCTGATTAG
- the dndA gene encoding cysteine desulfurase DndA — protein MTVYLDCNATTPLDSRVREEVLRYLTEEFGNAGSRTHEYGARANQAVQHARDQIAGVVKAERDEVIFTSGATESNNLAILGLVPYGKSADRKHIISTMIEHKAVLEPLDALAQQGFEITLVSPTRGGWVDPLAVRNALRKDTLLVSVMHVNNETGVVQPIPDLCEILTNHPVFLHVDAAQGFGKEIAALQNPRIDFISISSHKIFGPKGVGALVARRRGFNRPPLTPLLFGGGQERGLRPGTLPVPLVAGFGLAAELALKEVHQRKEACQTYRNIVLEALKPLHPVMNGDPTRTLPHVLNLSFPNLDSEALMIALKNIIAISNGSACTSQSYQPSHVLKAMGATDSIIQSAVRLSWSHLTEGPDWNEVAKIIERLY, from the coding sequence ATGACTGTCTATTTAGATTGCAATGCCACCACTCCGCTAGACTCAAGAGTCCGAGAAGAAGTACTACGTTATTTAACAGAAGAATTCGGCAATGCAGGGAGTCGCACCCATGAATATGGAGCACGGGCAAACCAAGCGGTGCAACATGCTCGAGATCAGATTGCAGGTGTCGTTAAGGCTGAACGCGATGAAGTTATCTTCACAAGCGGGGCTACTGAAAGCAACAACTTGGCCATACTTGGCCTTGTCCCGTACGGAAAGAGTGCTGATAGGAAGCATATCATCAGCACGATGATTGAGCATAAGGCTGTATTAGAGCCTCTAGATGCTCTTGCTCAACAGGGATTCGAAATAACTCTTGTCTCACCTACCCGCGGCGGATGGGTAGATCCATTAGCCGTGCGCAATGCGTTGCGCAAAGACACATTGCTCGTCTCAGTCATGCACGTCAATAACGAAACGGGGGTGGTTCAGCCGATACCTGATTTGTGTGAAATACTAACTAATCATCCAGTCTTTCTTCACGTAGATGCAGCGCAAGGTTTCGGAAAAGAAATTGCTGCTTTACAAAATCCTCGGATAGATTTTATCAGCATAAGCAGCCACAAGATATTTGGCCCGAAAGGAGTAGGTGCTCTTGTCGCTCGTCGTCGGGGATTCAATCGCCCGCCTTTAACTCCGTTGCTTTTTGGCGGTGGGCAAGAGCGTGGTTTGCGACCTGGAACGCTTCCTGTGCCTTTGGTGGCGGGGTTCGGTTTGGCTGCTGAGTTGGCATTGAAAGAAGTTCATCAGCGTAAGGAGGCTTGTCAAACTTATCGGAATATAGTTTTGGAGGCTTTAAAGCCTCTTCATCCTGTCATGAATGGAGATCCAACGCGAACTCTGCCTCATGTACTCAATCTCTCATTTCCGAACCTAGATTCGGAAGCCCTGATGATAGCACTCAAAAATATTATTGCGATTTCAAATGGTTCTGCCTGCACCTCGCAAAGCTATCAGCCTAGCCATGTACTTAAAGCAATGGGGGCTACGGATTCAATCATTCAAAGTGCTGTACGTTTATCTTGGAGTCATTTGACAGAAGGCCCTGACTGGAATGAAGTGGCTAAGATCATTGAGCGACTATATTGA
- a CDS encoding DUF4160 domain-containing protein, translating into MLQAQTKCRFPGVCEASLDKPNRFGLLFLWMPTVLRQDGFEFVIYTNDHTPMHVHVFKGDDEVKINLLPVTVVESWNMKKSDARKAKQITIKQQDFLIEMWREIHG; encoded by the coding sequence GTGTTGCAAGCTCAAACAAAGTGCCGATTCCCTGGCGTTTGCGAAGCTTCTCTTGATAAACCCAACCGCTTCGGTTTATTATTCCTTTGGATGCCAACAGTATTGCGACAGGACGGATTCGAGTTCGTGATTTACACGAACGATCACACGCCGATGCATGTTCATGTGTTCAAAGGCGACGATGAAGTGAAGATTAATCTGTTGCCTGTCACAGTGGTTGAGAGTTGGAATATGAAGAAATCCGATGCTCGCAAAGCCAAGCAGATTACCATCAAGCAGCAAGATTTCTTAATAGAGATGTGGAGAGAAATTCATGGCTAA
- a CDS encoding DUF2442 domain-containing protein, giving the protein MAKDSFDLEFKRAVRAAKESDAAEPRAAAARYDRKTNRIVVDLRNGASFMFPPEKAQGLAGASAADLAKVVVTLSGSGLRWPTLDADFSLPALMLGIFGSKSWMAEVGRRGGRVTSKAKAATARANGRKGGRPKKARAQATSS; this is encoded by the coding sequence ATGGCTAAGGATAGCTTTGATCTTGAGTTCAAGCGCGCTGTCCGGGCGGCGAAAGAATCTGATGCGGCGGAACCGCGCGCGGCGGCAGCGCGCTATGATCGCAAGACAAACCGCATTGTGGTTGACCTTCGCAATGGTGCGAGCTTTATGTTCCCGCCTGAGAAGGCGCAAGGGCTGGCCGGGGCGTCGGCTGCTGACCTGGCTAAAGTCGTTGTAACTCTGTCCGGGTCTGGGCTGCGCTGGCCGACGCTTGACGCCGATTTCAGTCTGCCGGCACTGATGCTCGGCATCTTCGGCTCGAAAAGCTGGATGGCTGAAGTAGGACGGCGCGGCGGGCGTGTCACGTCAAAGGCGAAGGCGGCGACGGCCCGCGCGAATGGCCGAAAAGGAGGACGCCCGAAGAAAGCCAGGGCACAAGCGACATCTAGTTAA
- a CDS encoding DUF6788 family protein — protein MLPKKMAICQQFRKCGKAGCKCSVGALHGPYFFFFYRENGKLKKSYIRKANAAELWEAYSAWRALQKRRAADRKAFIKLSREIRRIDKLLSDPSLLTAIGGLK, from the coding sequence ATGTTACCCAAGAAAATGGCAATCTGTCAGCAGTTCAGGAAATGCGGCAAGGCCGGCTGCAAGTGCAGCGTCGGCGCTCTGCACGGGCCGTATTTCTTTTTCTTCTATCGCGAAAACGGCAAGCTCAAGAAGTCCTACATCCGCAAAGCTAACGCGGCTGAGTTGTGGGAAGCGTATTCAGCGTGGCGCGCGCTTCAGAAGCGAAGAGCAGCCGACAGAAAAGCATTCATCAAGTTATCCAGAGAGATACGGCGCATCGATAAATTGCTATCTGATCCGTCTCTCTTGACTGCAATTGGAGGTTTGAAATGA
- a CDS encoding DUF3631 domain-containing protein — protein sequence MQYAISLFKNKHDKLPQLVHRSWFGMCKEFAQPSVRAEKDGPLFSPATFSAPERKKANVVELSLLVLDYDHHAKINEDHQPWLNLGLCFAAYTTHSHCRVTDSNPNAEDRFRLILPLSEPIPASLYPLLWQWASQVSGGKIDPQTKDESRMFYIPAKASPNAPYEYHILDGKLLNWREVVKATGELSELAEESNASSDYTTWDDLNAELKRRIMSDPTAKLNGDGFYHCRARCHVPKSDAGIMFNPATGAVKCQKGCSHTALLRSFGLPEQPNGKGNHSQSRSNTSDDALTSLRSLDEGATMSDIEKALRDFSAAVRRIDDIARGVARENAIRILREHGCSSPARLVDAAMPKAQDEQKETKGLTLRDPDLWPEPVDGSVLLNEIVTLLHRFVSATEHIFNTVALWIVYAHAFDSFDISPLLAITSPEKRCGKTTLLNLFPALVPRPLSTSNITPSALFRTVEKHCPTLLIDEADSFLKDNEELRGILNSGHRKSLAYVIRATGEEFEPRKFATWCPKVIALIGALPDTLEDRALVVRLERKRATEKKERLRSDRMGELELVCSRAARFVSDLKEELCASDPDIPPEITNDRARDNWRPLLAIADAAGGDWPRLAREAARAMTGAEPESDSRGTLLLRDLKAIFDERRDRLPSEEMVQALIEMEGRPWAEWRNGKPLTKNGLARLLAPFRIRPIKWREGNDILRGYNRSDFEEAFERYLEIEMPQTPHGPDSMTYKEWQTPHGEGSVADESSLNYMRAKGVANVADGKMDMEREVFEI from the coding sequence TTGCAATACGCGATTTCACTATTCAAAAACAAGCACGACAAGCTTCCACAGCTTGTACATCGCAGTTGGTTTGGTATGTGCAAGGAATTCGCTCAACCGTCTGTGCGTGCAGAAAAGGATGGCCCGTTATTCTCACCCGCAACATTCAGCGCACCTGAACGGAAGAAAGCAAATGTTGTTGAGCTTTCTCTGCTGGTGCTCGACTATGACCATCACGCCAAGATCAATGAAGACCACCAGCCTTGGCTGAACTTGGGGCTATGCTTCGCGGCCTATACGACTCATTCTCACTGCCGCGTCACCGATTCAAACCCAAATGCAGAAGACCGCTTTCGTCTTATCCTACCCCTATCTGAACCGATACCGGCATCTCTTTACCCTTTGCTCTGGCAATGGGCTTCCCAGGTTTCGGGCGGCAAGATCGACCCGCAGACTAAAGACGAATCTCGAATGTTCTACATCCCGGCGAAAGCTTCCCCTAATGCGCCTTATGAATATCACATCTTAGACGGCAAGCTTCTGAATTGGCGTGAAGTTGTCAAAGCCACCGGAGAGCTATCAGAGCTAGCTGAAGAGTCCAACGCCAGTTCAGATTATACAACTTGGGATGATCTTAACGCCGAACTCAAGCGCCGCATCATGAGCGATCCTACAGCCAAGCTAAACGGTGATGGCTTTTACCATTGCCGCGCACGTTGCCATGTTCCCAAGAGTGACGCAGGCATTATGTTCAATCCTGCCACTGGCGCGGTCAAATGCCAGAAAGGTTGCTCTCACACCGCATTGCTTCGGTCTTTTGGTCTGCCTGAACAGCCGAACGGTAAAGGCAATCATTCCCAATCCCGCAGTAATACGAGCGATGATGCTCTGACTTCGCTCCGTAGTCTCGACGAGGGCGCAACGATGTCTGACATTGAAAAGGCGCTTAGAGATTTCTCTGCTGCTGTGAGAAGAATTGACGATATTGCGCGAGGGGTCGCGCGCGAAAATGCCATCAGGATTCTCAGAGAGCACGGCTGCTCAAGCCCTGCCCGACTGGTTGATGCTGCAATGCCAAAAGCTCAGGATGAACAGAAAGAAACGAAAGGGCTTACGCTGCGCGATCCTGATCTTTGGCCTGAGCCGGTTGACGGCTCAGTGCTACTCAACGAAATCGTTACTTTGCTTCACCGCTTTGTCTCAGCAACAGAGCATATTTTTAATACCGTCGCTCTCTGGATCGTCTACGCTCATGCCTTTGATTCCTTCGATATTTCTCCTTTGCTTGCAATCACAAGTCCAGAGAAACGATGTGGCAAGACCACGCTTCTTAATCTCTTTCCGGCTCTCGTCCCGCGCCCGCTATCTACTTCCAACATCACCCCAAGCGCGCTCTTCAGGACGGTTGAGAAGCACTGCCCAACGCTGCTGATCGATGAGGCAGATTCGTTTCTCAAAGACAACGAAGAATTGAGAGGGATTTTGAATAGTGGTCATCGCAAATCCCTTGCCTACGTGATTCGAGCGACGGGCGAAGAGTTTGAGCCGCGAAAATTCGCCACGTGGTGTCCGAAGGTCATAGCTTTGATTGGCGCTTTGCCAGATACTCTTGAAGACCGCGCGCTGGTCGTTCGACTTGAGCGCAAGCGCGCAACAGAGAAAAAGGAGCGGCTTCGTTCTGATCGAATGGGCGAACTTGAGCTTGTGTGTAGCCGCGCTGCTCGATTCGTTTCAGACCTGAAAGAAGAGCTTTGCGCCTCCGACCCGGACATACCGCCTGAAATCACAAATGACCGCGCACGCGATAACTGGCGACCGTTGCTTGCCATTGCCGATGCTGCCGGCGGTGATTGGCCGCGACTCGCTCGCGAAGCCGCCCGCGCGATGACAGGCGCAGAACCTGAATCCGACTCACGGGGAACACTTCTACTCAGAGACCTCAAAGCGATCTTCGATGAGCGCCGAGATCGCCTTCCTTCTGAAGAAATGGTTCAAGCTCTTATTGAAATGGAGGGACGACCTTGGGCTGAATGGCGTAATGGCAAACCGCTCACCAAAAATGGCTTGGCTCGGCTACTGGCTCCTTTCAGAATTCGCCCAATTAAATGGCGGGAAGGCAACGACATACTGCGCGGATATAATCGGAGCGATTTCGAGGAGGCTTTTGAACGCTATCTGGAAATCGAAATGCCACAAACGCCACACGGCCCAGATTCAATGACTTATAAGGAATGGCAAACGCCACACGGTGAGGGTTCTGTGGCGGATGAATCTAGCCTTAACTATATGAGAGCAAAAGGTGTGGCGAATGTGGCGGATGGCAAAATGGACATGGAGCGAGAAGTATTCGAGATATGA
- a CDS encoding site-specific integrase yields MARNRVGSAVCKKINKGKKTVNIWYGRITYFEGGKRVEKRRRAESKSDAKEIAKQMLRELDDHGSRPLDAAHMTFGDLADYYKETYLQPAQYVGGRKISGLRALNSALSMWQVVKDYFGKKKLRTLTHGDIAKYRTIRLNTKTIRGKQRSITSVNRELELIRRMLNIAVHQSWIIRNPFNQGDALINKADETKRERILTKEEEERLLAACTRRREHIRPIIICALDTGMRHGEILKLKWADVDFTGEQITVQAFNTKTMRERQVGITDRLARELQMLYEQSPKIDDLLVFGIEDNVKKAFDAARRDAGLPDVRFHDLRHTYATRLNAAGISLPEIGRILGHTQANTTYRYVNANAETVRRAAAVLNAFNQADESGQPVIN; encoded by the coding sequence ATGGCGCGTAATCGTGTAGGATCGGCTGTTTGCAAAAAGATCAATAAGGGCAAGAAGACAGTAAACATATGGTATGGACGAATCACTTACTTCGAGGGCGGAAAGCGGGTGGAGAAGCGCCGTCGTGCCGAAAGCAAGAGTGATGCGAAAGAGATTGCCAAGCAAATGCTCAGAGAGCTTGATGATCATGGCAGCCGTCCGCTCGACGCCGCACATATGACGTTCGGTGACTTGGCTGATTATTATAAAGAGACTTACTTGCAGCCCGCTCAATATGTGGGAGGACGAAAGATCAGCGGGCTTCGCGCCCTCAACAGCGCGCTATCAATGTGGCAAGTCGTAAAGGACTATTTCGGTAAGAAGAAGCTGCGAACCCTTACGCATGGCGACATCGCCAAGTATCGAACCATAAGACTCAACACGAAGACCATACGCGGCAAACAACGCTCCATCACCTCGGTCAACCGAGAATTGGAATTGATTCGGCGCATGCTCAACATCGCCGTACACCAAAGCTGGATCATCCGAAATCCCTTCAACCAGGGCGATGCGCTTATCAATAAAGCCGACGAAACCAAGAGAGAACGAATCCTGACGAAAGAAGAAGAGGAACGATTGCTTGCGGCTTGCACCCGGAGGCGTGAACACATCAGGCCGATCATTATATGTGCGCTCGACACGGGAATGCGGCACGGCGAAATCCTTAAGCTGAAATGGGCAGATGTTGATTTCACTGGGGAGCAGATTACTGTCCAGGCTTTCAACACAAAGACGATGCGCGAGCGACAGGTAGGGATAACAGATAGGCTTGCGAGAGAACTACAGATGCTTTACGAACAGTCTCCGAAGATTGATGACCTACTGGTGTTTGGGATCGAAGATAATGTTAAAAAGGCATTTGACGCAGCCCGCAGAGATGCCGGCTTACCAGATGTCAGGTTTCATGACCTGCGGCACACGTATGCTACTCGGCTGAATGCCGCAGGCATCTCGCTTCCAGAAATTGGAAGGATTCTTGGCCACACCCAAGCCAATACTACCTATAGATATGTGAATGCGAATGCAGAGACCGTGCGCCGAGCTGCTGCTGTGCTCAACGCATTTAATCAAGCTGATGAGAGCGGGCAGCCAGTGATAAACTGA